A single Deltaproteobacteria bacterium DNA region contains:
- a CDS encoding TVP38/TMEM64 family protein: MEKRGLSAGRIVLIAAAVGGLIVLGRQGADYIPVFAEWVQGLGVWGPVAFIAGYVLAAVLFIPGSLLTLAGGAIFGLTNGVMIVFLAAVLGSSAAFLVSRYVARNAIERRLAGNTRFAAIDRAVGEQGQKIVFLLRLSPVFPFSLLNYGLGLTKVRFIDYVTASVGMLPGTLLYVYYGKVIGDVAALAGGMAREKGTADYAILILGLVATIVVTTIVTRIARRALQDATKE; the protein is encoded by the coding sequence ATGGAAAAACGTGGCCTGTCTGCAGGGCGCATCGTGCTCATTGCTGCAGCCGTGGGTGGATTGATTGTGCTTGGGCGACAAGGGGCAGATTACATCCCAGTCTTCGCTGAATGGGTTCAAGGGTTAGGCGTGTGGGGGCCGGTTGCGTTTATTGCTGGCTATGTGTTGGCTGCGGTGCTTTTCATTCCTGGCTCATTGTTGACGCTTGCGGGTGGTGCGATCTTCGGGCTCACTAATGGTGTGATGATCGTGTTTCTTGCGGCGGTGTTGGGTTCATCTGCCGCGTTTCTGGTATCGCGTTACGTCGCGCGCAATGCGATTGAACGTCGCCTTGCTGGCAATACGCGCTTTGCCGCGATTGATCGGGCGGTCGGAGAACAAGGGCAGAAGATTGTCTTCCTGTTACGTTTGTCACCGGTGTTTCCGTTCTCCTTATTGAACTATGGCCTAGGGCTGACAAAGGTTCGGTTTATCGATTACGTGACTGCGTCTGTCGGCATGCTGCCTGGAACCTTGCTGTATGTGTATTACGGTAAAGTGATTGGTGACGTTGCTGCGCTGGCTGGTGGCATGGCCCGAGAAAAGGGGACGGCGGATTACGCCATCCTTATTCTTGGCTTAGTAGCGACGATCGTTGTCACCACGATTGTGACGCGGATTGCTCGTCGGGCCCTCCAGGACGCGACAAAAGAGTAG
- a CDS encoding DUF2063 domain-containing protein: MQCGSPPMLNLRELQSRFFYAIARPVGAADEEWQGFDPLLLQEIRPQGKLGAEARLDIYAQMYCARLLDALTEDFPRIVAIVGEEQFREIGRAYLRRFPSAHPSLRYFSSHFAEFVSTHPVAKTLPYLEDLARLEYARVDVFDAPDTEPLRLEDLQTIPAEAWATLRLQLIPALLMLTCEWPVQTIWKNEQFTQSDDIEPAATVLRVWRHECIVYQASMDVVEQAALAGIRAGEPFAALCTKLEQFVNAPEEASTLIGSVLLRWIEDGILARTYDV; this comes from the coding sequence ATGCAGTGTGGGAGTCCGCCTATGCTCAATCTGCGTGAGTTGCAGTCTCGCTTCTTTTACGCGATTGCACGGCCTGTCGGTGCGGCTGACGAGGAGTGGCAGGGGTTTGACCCACTGTTGCTCCAGGAGATTCGCCCACAGGGGAAGCTGGGCGCTGAAGCACGGCTCGATATTTATGCGCAGATGTACTGTGCGCGCCTGCTGGATGCATTGACCGAAGACTTCCCCCGCATTGTTGCCATAGTAGGTGAGGAGCAGTTCCGTGAGATTGGCCGGGCCTACCTGCGGCGCTTTCCCTCCGCCCATCCCTCGTTACGCTATTTCAGTTCGCATTTTGCAGAGTTCGTATCTACACACCCAGTCGCGAAGACCTTGCCGTATCTTGAAGACCTCGCACGATTGGAGTATGCGCGCGTTGATGTGTTCGACGCACCAGACACTGAACCTCTCCGGTTAGAGGACTTGCAGACGATTCCAGCGGAGGCCTGGGCAACGCTTCGCTTACAGCTCATTCCTGCTCTGCTGATGTTAACCTGCGAGTGGCCGGTGCAAACGATCTGGAAGAATGAACAATTTACCCAGAGTGACGATATAGAACCTGCAGCGACCGTGCTCCGGGTGTGGCGTCATGAGTGTATTGTCTATCAAGCGAGTATGGACGTGGTCGAGCAGGCGGCACTAGCCGGTATTCGAGCAGGGGAACCATTTGCCGCTCTTTGCACCAAACTCGAACAGTTTGTGAACGCGCCAGAAGAAGCCTCAACACTGATTGGCAGTGTGTTGTTGCGCTGGATTGAAGACGGGATTCTTGCCCGTACCTACGACGTTTAA
- a CDS encoding DUF692 domain-containing protein, translating into MACGVPYLGHGIGLRTQHFPRVWDGTARVDWFEVIAENFMLRGGRPLAVLEKARNLAPVVLHGVSLSLGSTDPLNMAYLSDLKALAERFEPAWVSDHLCWGSIGGHYAHDLLPLPYTEEALRHVVERVQHVQDCLGRQILVENVSSYLTYTHSMMPEWEFLSQVAQRADCGILLDVNNVYVSAMNHDFDPYQYVQNVPIDRVGQMHLAGHSTYETYLLDTHDGPVITPVWELYRFAVQRFGRISSLIEWDDKIPEFEEVCAEAERARAIEHAVWESAYAQSA; encoded by the coding sequence ATGGCTTGTGGCGTTCCCTATCTCGGTCATGGCATTGGCTTGCGCACGCAGCATTTCCCGCGGGTGTGGGATGGGACTGCGCGTGTCGACTGGTTCGAGGTGATTGCTGAGAACTTTATGCTGCGTGGTGGTCGTCCGCTGGCAGTATTAGAGAAAGCGCGGAATCTGGCGCCGGTCGTGCTGCATGGAGTGTCGCTGTCGCTTGGTTCGACTGATCCGCTCAACATGGCCTATTTATCTGACCTCAAAGCGTTGGCCGAGCGGTTTGAGCCGGCCTGGGTTTCTGATCACCTGTGTTGGGGAAGTATCGGCGGACATTATGCGCATGACTTGCTGCCTTTGCCCTATACCGAAGAAGCACTCAGGCACGTTGTCGAACGGGTTCAGCACGTCCAAGATTGCCTTGGACGACAGATTCTGGTCGAGAACGTGTCCAGCTATTTGACCTATACCCACTCGATGATGCCGGAATGGGAGTTTTTGTCGCAAGTCGCCCAGCGCGCGGACTGCGGTATTTTGCTTGATGTCAACAATGTCTATGTCAGTGCGATGAACCACGACTTCGATCCGTACCAATACGTACAGAATGTCCCGATCGATCGGGTTGGTCAGATGCATTTGGCTGGTCACAGTACCTATGAAACCTATTTGCTCGATACGCATGACGGTCCGGTGATTACTCCCGTCTGGGAGCTGTACCGCTTTGCGGTGCAACGGTTCGGTCGCATTTCCTCACTGATTGAGTGGGACGACAAGATTCCCGAGTTCGAGGAGGTATGTGCCGAAGCCGAGCGTGCCCGAGCGATAGAACATGCAGTGTGGGAGTCCGCCTATGCTCAATCTGCGTGA